The window GCGGAAGTCATAGCCAGCAAGCTTGATCAGAGCAAAGAACTCGCCTTCAGCCGTGAATACCGCACGTTTGTCGGTGAATTCCAAGGAGTTCCGATTACGGTTGTAAGTCATGGCGTAGGCTCACCGGGTGCTGCTGTTTGCTTCGAGGAACTAATCAAAGGCGGTGTAAAGACACTGATTCGCGTTGGCACAGCAGGCTCATATTCAGCTGAAGTGCCGCCAGGCAGCTTAGTTGTCAGTACGGCAGCCGTGAGGGAAGAGGGCTTAACCCGCCAACTCGTTCCGCATGGCTTCCCAGCAGTTGCTGACTTGGATGTCGTGCAGGCATTGTACGAAACCGCATCAGAGACGGATGGTCTTGTGCGCAAAGGAATTACCGTTACCCTGGATGCCTTCTTCCAAGGTGTCGAGGAATTTCCACACCGCAAGTACAAGCAAGCCGGCGCCCTTGCCGTTGAGATGGAAATCGCAGCGCTCTATGTGATTGCTTCATTGCGCGGCGTGCGCGCGGGTGCGATTGTTGCGCTGGACGGTTATGCCGATGCCGATTTGAGAGAAGTCTACAACCCTCATACCGATGTTGTCGCTCAAGCGGTTGAACGTGAAATTATGACGGCGATTCGTGCCGTTATCAAACTGCACGCTAAGGCGTAGACACATTGGGATGACCGATGACACTGAATCCGCTAAGTTAAAAAGCCCATCCGACTAGTGATCTAATCACTATCGGATGGGCTTTATGCATATGTAACCATTATGTAATTAAAAAATAGGGATTCTTGCTTTATTCCCATCTTTGGCATATAAAATGGCTTCTGAACTAAATAAATCAACGTGCTCTAACGGTTGAGCAAGGCTCATCGTTGTAAATTTGTTATAACGAAGAGCGTTGATCAGAGAGGGAATTAATTTGTGGTCCGTTCCAACGAAATTGACAGAAATCGGCGTTTTGTTAAATAGAATATTCATTCTCACTTCAACTCATCTCCTATAAAAAAATAAATATGATTAGCCTGAGAATTAAGAATACCATCTATTAAATACTAAGTCCGTCGATTGTCGTTGTCGGAATACCACTATTTCTGTCGAGGTTCGGGAAAATAAAAACAGGTGCAAATAGAGGCCGCTTGAACCCATGCGTTCAAGTGGCCTCTCCGGTATTAGAGAAAACGGCGATGATGCTTTTTACCGTCATAGGTGAATAAAACGGGCTTATCCTCGACGATGGTATGCATATGAATAGACTTGCCCCAGAGCTTGTAAATGTAGGGGAGCGTTCGCTCGACATACTTGAGATCAAGTTCAACCCCTTCGAAAGCGTGCTTCAAATACAATTCGCCACTGCGCTGGTAATCACCATCTTCCACAACAATGTAGGGGAAGCCGCCATTTACACGTGAGTAGATGAGCTGGTCCCGGGTGTTTTCCCACGTTTTATCGGTAATCTTCCACTCAGGGCCTTTCTTTTCAAATACATATAAATCAAGTTCTTCCACAAGAGGCTTATTCAAATAATTCCGGATAAACGAGGTATCTGATTCGTATTCGCGGACTTCGAAGATTTTGGCACGACCATTTCCGGGTTTGCGCCCATGCCTTCTTATTTCTTCATCCGTCGGATTGTCCCAGTGCTTCTCGATATCTTCATAAATTTTGAGCCCGAGATAATAAGGATTTAAGGTATGACGGGACGGAACCACGACCGAGGAGTTGAGTTTGGAGTACTCAATCGTCTCCTCTTCAGTCAAATCCAGCTCACGCAGTATGCGTTGGTGCCAGTACGAAGCCCAGCCTTCGTTCATGATTTTCGTTTCAAGCTGCGGCCAGAAATAGAGCATTTCATCGCGGAGCATCGTCAGAATATCCCGCTGCCATTCTTCCATATAGGGGGCATTCTCCTCGATGAAGAGCAAAATATCTTTTTCAGGTTGAGGTGGAAAGCGTTTGTTTTCGTCTTTATCAGGTGTAGGGGGTTTGTTCTTAACATCTAGATCCCATAAATCCTCATATCCATAGGTAGCTACGGAGCGTGCGGCTGGTGTGGAGGCTTTATGGGTTTCCTGACGCTTACGCGTCTGTCTATAGGATAGTTTCAGCACAGGATCAATGTGCTCCTGAATCGCTAGTACGGCGTCAATGAATTGCTCGACTTCGTCAATGCCGTGTTCGATTTCATATTGCCGAATTCTTTCGGCGGTAGCGGACATGCTTTCTACCATATTGCGGTTCGTGTTTGCGAAACGGGCGTTATTTTTGAAAAAATCACAATGGGCAAGAACGTGCGCGACGATCAGCTTATTTTGAATGAGAGAATTCCCGTCTAACAAAAAGGCATAACAGGGGTCAGAATTGATGACCAATTCGTAAATTTTGCTTAAACCAAAATCATATTGTGTTTTCATACGGTGGAAATTTTTACCGAAACTCCAGTGACTGTAACGCGTCGGCATCCCATAAGCACCGAAGGTATATATAATTTCGGCGGGACAGATTTCATACCTCATCGGGAAGAAATCAAGTCCAAAACCTTTAGCAATTTCCGTTATTTCATCAATGGCGTATTCGAGCTTTTGGATTTCGGTTTTACTCACTGAACAGCCACTCCTTCCTGCTTTGTAAAAAAGGTTTTCAGTGCTTTGTACACTTCACCTTTCTCACGAATGACATAATGAAGAAATTTAGGATCATGAATATGGCGGAAAGCGGACATAAGGGTACTGCTGCGATTGTACTGGTTGACTTCTCCGTAACCGAACATGTTGGAGCGCTCCATTAATTGCGTAATAAGCTTCACACAGCGTTCGTTATCTGACGTCAAATTATCTCCATCGGAGAAATGAAACGGATAAATATTAAATTGCGACGGTGGATACCGTTTGTCGATAATATCAATCGCTGCTTGGTAAGCCGAGGAGCAAATCGTACCTCCGCTTTCACCTTTGGTGAAAAACTCTTCCTCCGTGACCTCTTTAGCTTCGGTATGGTGGGAAATAAATACAATCTCGACATTCTCGTATTTCGTGCGAAGGAAGCGCGTCATCCAGAAGAAGAAGCTGCGCGCTATGTACTTTTCGAAGGATCCCATACTTCCTGACGTATCCATCATCGCAATAATAAGCGCATTCGAGTGCGGCTTCTCTATCTCTTCCCACGTTTTGAAACGAAGGTCATCGGGGCTGATATGATGAATCCCAGGGGAGTTCGAGCGCGAATTACGGCGCATATTCTCCAAAATTGTCCGTTTCTTATCGATGTTGGACATAATCCCTTTTTTGCGGATATCATTGAAAATCACTTCCGTCGTGGTCATATTGCGCTTATCTTTTTTCTGCAAATTAGGCAGCTCCAGCTCAGAGAACAACATGGCTTGCAGTTCCTCCATGCTCACTTCCGCTTCATAGTAATCTTCACCGGCTTGATCGCCTGCACCCTCACCTTTCCCAGGGCCTTGGACAGGCTGTGGATCTGTTCCTAATACATCGCCAACTTGAGAGTCACCATCACCCTGACCGACATGCTTTCCTTTACTAAAGTTATAGCGGAATCGGTATTCGTCCAGACTCTTAATAGGTACCTTTACGACCTGCTTCCCATTGGACATGACAATACTTTCGTCGGTAACCAGATCGGGAAGATTCTGTTTAATGGCTTCTTTCACCTTCTCTTGGTGCCTGGTCTGATCCTGATATCCTTTGCGATGCAAGGACCAATCCTCTTTGGAAACGATAAAAAGGGGTTCTGTCATGAGGACACCTCCTTGGATGCTTTATGGCAAGCTTAACGCTGAGCAGCAGAGACAAAAAAAGCTTGTTACTAATATATTCAAGGAATATGTGGATATGTGGTAGGGAAGTAGGAATTTTCGACTTGGCTACGGTTTGACTAATTGGGGGTTCGGGGTTTTCGCGGCAAAAAAGTCTTATTCCAGTCAAGAAAGTGTTAACGTAAAATACCTCTTTTCAAAAATGTATGATTGTTTGCAAAGGATATGGGCGTTATGGTTGTTTCAAAAGGGAGAGTGAGTGTGGAATGGAAGCAACACGGTATGGAGAACAGCTTAATAAAGTATTTCAGCGGCTCATTTCCGCAAATCGGGACAATTCGAATGATCACATGGATTTCGATACATGGGAATGGCCGCAGGGAGTTGCCTTATACGGGCTTTTCAAATATTACAAGAATACGGGCAAAGAGGCATATTTGCTTTTTATGAAGGACTGGTTTAACAAGCATTTGGCCGATGGATTGCCGGAAAAAAATGTGAATACGGTAGCCCCTTTGTTGGCTTTGATTCATTTATATGAAATTACGAAAGAGGAAACTTATCTGGAAGTGTGTACAGAATGGGCCGATTGGGTTCTACACGAGATGCCGAGAACAGAAGAAGGCGGGCTTCAGCATATAACGATTGTGGCTGCGAACGAGGAACAGTTATGGGACGATACGCTGTTTATGACGGTGCTTTTTCTTGCCAAAATGGGAACAACCACGGGTAAGAAAGCCTACATGGAAGAAGCGGTTTACCAGTTTTTACTGCATATCAAATATTTGCAAGACGCACAAACCGGACTTTGGTTTCATGGGTGGAGCTTTATCGGGAGACACCATTTCGGGAAAACCTTATGGGCGAGAGGGAATTGTTGGTTTACCGCTGGAGTCGTGGAATTTATAGAAATTAGTGGTGTCCAGGGAGCAGTAA is drawn from Paenibacillus sp. V4I7 and contains these coding sequences:
- a CDS encoding SpoVR family protein; its protein translation is MSKTEIQKLEYAIDEITEIAKGFGLDFFPMRYEICPAEIIYTFGAYGMPTRYSHWSFGKNFHRMKTQYDFGLSKIYELVINSDPCYAFLLDGNSLIQNKLIVAHVLAHCDFFKNNARFANTNRNMVESMSATAERIRQYEIEHGIDEVEQFIDAVLAIQEHIDPVLKLSYRQTRKRQETHKASTPAARSVATYGYEDLWDLDVKNKPPTPDKDENKRFPPQPEKDILLFIEENAPYMEEWQRDILTMLRDEMLYFWPQLETKIMNEGWASYWHQRILRELDLTEEETIEYSKLNSSVVVPSRHTLNPYYLGLKIYEDIEKHWDNPTDEEIRRHGRKPGNGRAKIFEVREYESDTSFIRNYLNKPLVEELDLYVFEKKGPEWKITDKTWENTRDQLIYSRVNGGFPYIVVEDGDYQRSGELYLKHAFEGVELDLKYVERTLPYIYKLWGKSIHMHTIVEDKPVLFTYDGKKHHRRFL
- a CDS encoding nucleoside phosphorylase — translated: MLLPILQVHSEDLSPYAIVCGDPFRAEVIASKLDQSKELAFSREYRTFVGEFQGVPITVVSHGVGSPGAAVCFEELIKGGVKTLIRVGTAGSYSAEVPPGSLVVSTAAVREEGLTRQLVPHGFPAVADLDVVQALYETASETDGLVRKGITVTLDAFFQGVEEFPHRKYKQAGALAVEMEIAALYVIASLRGVRAGAIVALDGYADADLREVYNPHTDVVAQAVEREIMTAIRAVIKLHAKA
- the yhbH gene encoding sporulation protein YhbH, translated to MTEPLFIVSKEDWSLHRKGYQDQTRHQEKVKEAIKQNLPDLVTDESIVMSNGKQVVKVPIKSLDEYRFRYNFSKGKHVGQGDGDSQVGDVLGTDPQPVQGPGKGEGAGDQAGEDYYEAEVSMEELQAMLFSELELPNLQKKDKRNMTTTEVIFNDIRKKGIMSNIDKKRTILENMRRNSRSNSPGIHHISPDDLRFKTWEEIEKPHSNALIIAMMDTSGSMGSFEKYIARSFFFWMTRFLRTKYENVEIVFISHHTEAKEVTEEEFFTKGESGGTICSSAYQAAIDIIDKRYPPSQFNIYPFHFSDGDNLTSDNERCVKLITQLMERSNMFGYGEVNQYNRSSTLMSAFRHIHDPKFLHYVIREKGEVYKALKTFFTKQEGVAVQ
- a CDS encoding glycoside hydrolase family 105 protein, which translates into the protein MEATRYGEQLNKVFQRLISANRDNSNDHMDFDTWEWPQGVALYGLFKYYKNTGKEAYLLFMKDWFNKHLADGLPEKNVNTVAPLLALIHLYEITKEETYLEVCTEWADWVLHEMPRTEEGGLQHITIVAANEEQLWDDTLFMTVLFLAKMGTTTGKKAYMEEAVYQFLLHIKYLQDAQTGLWFHGWSFIGRHHFGKTLWARGNCWFTAGVVEFIEISGVQGAVKRFLLEALEVQVKALVELQREDGMWHTLLNDPSSYAETSATAGFGYGILKGIRAGYLPETYLTAGKKAIQAVYSRIDEDGTVLEVSYGTAIGWNDEHYRNIPLCPTAYGQSLALLLLTEAMELLSPIGADVLKKNG